The following is a genomic window from Verrucomicrobiia bacterium.
CATTCTGGTAAAGGTCATCTATATCCCCCTGGTCCGGCTGGCCCTGGCCGGCATTTTCCATGGCAGCGAATACGCGGGTGCTCGCAGCGGCGGCAGATACCCGCTCCTTTATCGGTTCCAAACGGGCTTCGCGCTGTTGCAGAAAGGAATCCACCTGAAATCGAAACGATTGCTGAAAATGGTGTTCGTAAGAAAGGCTGACCAGGTTCTCTGTAATGAGCAGGGTTGTAGCCGTAACCCCCACCACAAGGACCATCATCGCCAAAAGGAGCTTGAGCCGAAATGTCATTGCGAAGAGCTTGCCGCTTGCCGCAACTCGGGCCATTTCTCAAGCCGGCGCAACAATGCCTGGTGGGTCAGCCCCAGCCGGGCCGCGGCCCGGCGAATGCCTCCGTTCTCGCTGGCCATGGTTTGGGCTATCAGCTCATATTCCTGTTGCTCCAAGGGGGTGAGGGAACGGTGGGCTGGTGTTGAATTCACGAATGCGGCGGCGCGGCCACTCCCTGGCGCGGCTATCCCAGGCCCACGGAGCCACTCCAAGTCCATCGAAAGCTCGTGCATAGCTGGGTCCGTTCGCAACAGCGAACGCTCAAGCAGATTGCGCAACTCACGGATGTTCCCTGGAAAGGTATGCCCTCTCAGGGCCTGAAGGTCTTGGGCTTTTAATGAAGGTTGTGGGCGCTGATACTTCTCACAGAGGTGGCTCAACAGTGCCTTGGCTATCCCCTCCAGGTCCGAAAGGTGTTCTCGTAATGGCGGCATCCGAATCCTGAAGACATCCAGCCGGTACATCAGGTCCTCACGAAACCGGCCGGCGCGCACTTCGTCTGCCAGCGAGCGATTGGTGGCGGTTACCACCCGGCCCTTGAATTGGCAAAGAGTCGTCCCACCCAGCGGGCGGTACTCGTGAGCCTCAAGAAATCTCAGTAATTTGGATTGGAGACCAAGCGGAATTTCCGACACCTCATCCAGGAAAAGAGTGCCGCCCT
Proteins encoded in this region:
- a CDS encoding sigma-54 dependent transcriptional regulator encodes the protein MPTAEQFSCLLVDDDIGFASMLAKLVTEEGGRAMVCHSLEAARAQTAQRSFDVVLLDNCLPDGTGYDFYAELARRGSASVVVMITGAPELSQAVQLTRNGLFDYLTKPLDASAFSALLRRAKLRLARPALQSDSDTLLGDSPKMRELVVQLQQAARHANATVLLMGETGTGKDLAARVLHQLTFGAGASSAPYVPLNCANVPADMFEAELFGSEKGAYTGADRRRSGLVETAQGGTLFLDEVSEIPLGLQSKLLRFLEAHEYRPLGGTTLCQFKGRVVTATNRSLADEVRAGRFREDLMYRLDVFRIRMPPLREHLSDLEGIAKALLSHLCEKYQRPQPSLKAQDLQALRGHTFPGNIRELRNLLERSLLRTDPAMHELSMDLEWLRGPGIAAPGSGRAAAFVNSTPAHRSLTPLEQQEYELIAQTMASENGGIRRAAARLGLTHQALLRRLEKWPELRQAASSSQ